A single genomic interval of Malania oleifera isolate guangnan ecotype guangnan chromosome 11, ASM2987363v1, whole genome shotgun sequence harbors:
- the LOC131168086 gene encoding probable plastid-lipid-associated protein 13, chloroplastic isoform X2, whose product MATVPGLVHSICGLPYRSSSSSPSSFPSFFTFSSTSLVSPTSPSGGGKCFGVQRDRRRSQALVCRAMVQQTVHGASAAYAKEMERLAAKESLLLAFKDSGGFEASVNGKTTPMERVDVNERIIGLERVNPTPRPTTSPFLEGRWKFEWFGSGSPGLFAARNIFERIPSTLANLSKMDAVIKDGYAKITANMKILNSIESKFTISSKLSVEGPLRMKEEYVEGILESPTVIEESLPEQLRGVFTQAVNAMQQLPVPITDAMANGLTIPLNKTTESWR is encoded by the exons ATGGCGACGGTACCCGGCTTGGTTCATTCAATCTGTGGACTTCCCTACCGTTCTTCGTCGTCCTCACCCTCATCATTCCcttcattttttactttttccAGTACGTCGTTAGTTTCTCCCACTAGCCCATCCGGTGGCGGGAAATGCTTCGGCGTCCAGAGGGATCGCCGGAGATCGCAAGCTCTAGTTTGCAGAGCGATGGTGCAGCAAACTGTACATGGAGCTTCGGCAGCTTACGCTAAGGAAATGGAGAGACTCGCTGCTAAGGAATCGCTTCTTCTCGCT TTTAAAGATTCTGGTGGTTTTGAGGCTTCAGTCAATGGAAAGACAACGCCTATGGAGCGGGTTGATGTGAATGAGAGGATAATTGGTCTTGAACGCGTTAATCCAACACCTCGACCCACAAC GTCACCCTTTCTGGAAGGTAGATGGAAGTTTGAGTGGTTTGGATCAGGAAGCCCAGGTTTATTTGCTGCTAGAAATATATTTGA GAGAATTCCCTCGACTTTGGCAAATTTGTCAAAAATGGATGCTGTGATCAAGGATGGATATGCAAAAATTACAGCAAACATGAAAATTTTGAACTCT ATAGAAAGCAAATTTACTATCTCCTCCAAGTTATCTGTTGAGGGACCACTTCGAATGAAAGAGGAATATGTTGAAGGGATTCTTGAATCACCAACAGTTATTGAAGAATCACTACCAGAACAGCTAAGAGGTGTATTTACTCAAGCAGTTAATGCAATGCAGCAGCTCCCTGTTCCTATCACGGATGCAATGGCCAATGGGCTAACAATTCCTCTCA